The following are encoded in a window of Mycobacterium sp. ELW1 genomic DNA:
- the glmS gene encoding glutamine--fructose-6-phosphate transaminase (isomerizing): MCGIVAYVGHRPARGVVVDALRRMEYRGYDSSGVALLDGDGGLTVRRRAGRLANLEEALADTDADALAGTAGMGHTRWATHGRPTDRNAHPHRDAAGKFAVVHNGIIENFATLRAELEAEGIEFASDTDSEVAVHLVAQAYRQGPTAGDFEASVLAVLRRLEGHFTLVFAHADDPGTIIAARRSTPLVVGIGDGEMFIGSDVAAFIEFTRDAVELGQDQAVVITADGYSITDFDGNDDAASARVFHIDWDLSAAEKGGYDYFMLKEIAEQPAAVADTLLGHFVDGRIVLDEQRLSDQELREVDKVFIVACGTAFHSGLLAKYAIEHWTRLPVEVELASEFRYRDPVLDRGTLVIAISQSGETADTLEAVRHAKSQKAKVLAICNTNGSQIPREADAVLYTRAGPEIGVAATKTFLAQIAANYLVGLALAQARGTKYPDEVEREYHELESMPDQVTRVLDHMEPITKLGQQFASSPTVLFLGRHVGYPVALEGALKLKELAYMHAEGFAAGELKHGPIALIEDGLPVIVVMPSPKNAATLHAKLLSNIREIQARGAVTIVIAEEGDDTVRPYADHIFEIPAVSTLFQPLLSTVPLQVFAAAVARARGFDVDKPRNLAKSVTVE; encoded by the coding sequence ATGTGCGGAATCGTGGCCTACGTCGGGCATCGTCCTGCGCGCGGTGTCGTGGTCGATGCGCTGCGGCGAATGGAGTACCGCGGTTACGACTCGTCCGGGGTCGCTCTGCTCGACGGCGACGGCGGGCTGACTGTGCGTCGCCGCGCCGGCCGGCTGGCCAATCTCGAGGAGGCGCTGGCCGACACCGACGCCGACGCGCTCGCCGGTACCGCGGGAATGGGCCACACCCGGTGGGCCACCCACGGCCGCCCCACCGACCGCAACGCTCACCCGCACCGCGACGCGGCGGGCAAGTTCGCCGTCGTCCACAACGGGATCATCGAGAACTTCGCAACCCTGCGCGCCGAACTGGAGGCCGAGGGCATCGAGTTCGCCAGTGACACCGACAGCGAGGTGGCCGTACACCTGGTCGCCCAGGCCTACCGGCAGGGTCCGACCGCGGGCGATTTCGAGGCATCGGTGCTGGCCGTGCTCCGCCGCCTGGAAGGGCACTTCACGCTGGTCTTCGCCCACGCCGACGACCCCGGCACGATCATCGCTGCCCGCCGGTCGACCCCGCTGGTGGTCGGCATCGGCGACGGCGAGATGTTCATCGGCTCCGATGTCGCGGCGTTCATCGAGTTCACCAGGGACGCCGTCGAGTTGGGTCAGGATCAGGCGGTGGTGATCACCGCCGACGGCTACTCGATCACCGACTTCGACGGCAATGACGATGCCGCGAGTGCGCGTGTTTTTCATATCGACTGGGACCTGTCCGCCGCGGAAAAGGGCGGCTACGACTACTTCATGCTCAAGGAGATCGCCGAGCAGCCCGCGGCGGTCGCCGACACCCTGCTCGGACATTTCGTGGACGGCCGCATCGTGCTCGACGAACAACGGTTGAGCGATCAGGAACTCCGCGAAGTCGACAAGGTCTTCATCGTCGCCTGCGGCACCGCATTTCACTCCGGGCTGCTGGCGAAGTACGCGATCGAGCACTGGACCCGCCTGCCGGTGGAAGTTGAACTGGCCAGCGAGTTTCGCTACCGGGACCCGGTACTGGATCGCGGCACCCTGGTGATCGCGATCTCGCAGTCCGGTGAGACTGCCGACACCCTGGAAGCCGTCCGGCACGCCAAGAGCCAGAAGGCCAAGGTGCTGGCGATCTGCAACACCAACGGCAGCCAGATCCCGCGGGAGGCCGACGCGGTGCTCTACACCCGCGCCGGACCCGAGATCGGGGTGGCGGCCACCAAGACGTTCCTCGCCCAGATCGCGGCGAACTACCTGGTCGGACTGGCGTTGGCCCAGGCTCGCGGCACCAAATACCCCGACGAGGTCGAGCGCGAGTACCACGAACTGGAGTCGATGCCCGACCAGGTCACCCGGGTGCTCGATCACATGGAGCCGATCACGAAGCTGGGCCAGCAGTTCGCGTCGTCGCCGACGGTGCTGTTCCTGGGCCGCCACGTCGGCTACCCGGTGGCCCTCGAGGGTGCGCTCAAGCTGAAGGAACTGGCCTACATGCACGCCGAGGGCTTCGCCGCCGGTGAGCTCAAGCACGGCCCCATCGCGCTCATCGAAGACGGCCTGCCCGTCATCGTGGTGATGCCGTCACCGAAGAATGCGGCGACGCTGCACGCCAAGCTGCTGAGCAACATCCGCGAGATCCAGGCCCGCGGTGCGGTCACCATCGTCATCGCCGAGGAGGGCGATGACACGGTGCGGCCCTACGCCGACCACATCTTCGAAATACCGGCGGTGTCAACGCTTTTCCAGCCGTTGCTGTCCACTGTTCCGCTGCAGGTGTTCGCCGCCGCGGTGGCCCGGGCCCGCGGCTTCGACGTGGACAAGCCGCGCAACCTGGCCAAGTCCGTCACGGTCGAGTGA
- a CDS encoding LLM class F420-dependent oxidoreductase: MRTGIFLDYSGGFREAVEHIVVLEKAGVDIALVAEAYSFDAVSQLGYLAAKTSTIELGSGVFPIYTRTPSLLAMTAAGLDFVSDGRFRLGIGTSGPQVVEGFHGVPFDAPLGRTREVVDICRQVWRRERVQHQGRNYQIPLPADQGTGLGKPLQIINHPVRERIPITIAALGPKNVELTAEIAEGWQPVFFYPEKADDVWGDALRAGKAKRDSALGDLDVMVGVSLAIGDDVEERLNWAKPHLALYIGGMGAKGQNFYHKLATRYGYGEVADHIQELFLSGRKAEAIAAVPDELVRNVNLIGPRGFVKERIAAFTEAGVTTLLATPTTTDAGEYIRWVEELQQLLP; encoded by the coding sequence ATGCGAACCGGGATCTTTCTGGACTATTCGGGCGGCTTCCGTGAAGCCGTCGAGCACATTGTGGTGTTGGAGAAGGCCGGGGTGGATATCGCGCTCGTCGCCGAGGCCTACTCCTTCGACGCTGTCAGCCAGCTCGGCTATCTGGCGGCCAAGACCTCGACGATCGAGCTGGGCTCGGGCGTCTTTCCGATCTATACCCGGACGCCGTCGCTGCTGGCGATGACGGCGGCCGGCCTGGACTTCGTGTCCGACGGCCGCTTCCGGCTCGGCATCGGCACGTCCGGTCCGCAGGTGGTGGAGGGCTTTCACGGCGTGCCGTTCGATGCCCCGCTCGGCCGTACCCGCGAGGTCGTCGACATCTGCCGGCAGGTGTGGCGGCGCGAGCGGGTCCAGCATCAGGGCCGCAACTACCAGATCCCGTTGCCCGCCGACCAGGGCACCGGGTTGGGCAAGCCACTGCAGATCATCAATCACCCTGTCCGCGAGCGGATTCCGATCACCATCGCCGCACTCGGCCCCAAGAACGTCGAGCTGACTGCTGAGATCGCCGAAGGCTGGCAGCCGGTGTTCTTCTACCCCGAGAAGGCCGACGACGTGTGGGGTGATGCGTTGCGCGCCGGAAAAGCCAAGCGCGACAGTGCGCTCGGCGATCTCGATGTGATGGTCGGAGTGTCACTGGCCATCGGTGACGACGTCGAGGAACGGCTGAATTGGGCCAAGCCGCACCTTGCGCTGTACATCGGCGGTATGGGCGCCAAGGGACAGAATTTCTACCACAAGCTGGCGACCCGCTACGGCTACGGCGAAGTGGCCGACCACATTCAGGAGCTGTTCTTGTCTGGCCGCAAGGCCGAGGCGATCGCCGCGGTGCCCGACGAGCTCGTACGAAATGTGAACCTGATCGGCCCGCGCGGCTTCGTCAAGGAACGCATCGCCGCCTTCACCGAGGCTGGTGTGACCACATTGCTGGCCACGCCGACCACCACGGACGCAGGCGAATACATCCGTTGGGTCGAGGAATTGCAGCAGCTGCTGCCCTGA
- a CDS encoding type VII secretion target, with product MGNTRVDCAGLRAAAQHFDVTAEMLDGALHGQLSRLHFDGAVAGRAHVAHGDAVRAALDRLAAAVTQWSRAAEETAVALRVTAERYGDAELRAAAL from the coding sequence ATGGGTAACACGCGCGTGGACTGTGCCGGGTTGCGTGCTGCCGCGCAACATTTCGACGTCACCGCCGAGATGCTCGACGGGGCCCTGCATGGGCAGCTGAGCCGGCTGCACTTCGACGGCGCTGTGGCCGGCCGTGCGCACGTCGCCCACGGGGATGCGGTGCGGGCGGCGCTGGACCGGCTGGCGGCCGCAGTGACGCAGTGGTCGCGGGCGGCAGAGGAAACAGCCGTCGCGCTGCGAGTCACCGCCGAGCGCTACGGCGACGCCGAATTGCGCGCGGCGGCGCTGTGA
- the glmM gene encoding phosphoglucosamine mutase: MGRLFGTDGVRGVANRELTAELGLALGAAAARRLAATRTSGRRLAVVGRDPRASGEMLEAAVIAGVTSEGVDALRVGVLPTPAVAFLTAAYGADFGVMISASHNSMPDNGIKIFGPGGHKLDDDAEDRIEELVAQGPGLRPVGADIGRVLDARDALERYLHHIRGAAPVQLDGLTVVVDCANGAAFQAAPRAYHAAGARVIAINAEPDGLNINEGCGSTHLEQVQAAVLAHGADLGLAHDGDADRCLAVDADGRVVDGDAIMVILALALREAGELASETLVATVMSNLGLHIAMREAGITVRTTGVGDRYVLEELRAGEYSLGGEQSGHIVMPALGTTGDGVATGLRLMARMAQTGLSLAELAAPMQTLPQVLINVTVADKATVAEAPAVQSAVREAEAELGDSGRILLRPSGTEQMVRVMVEAADEDTARLLAIRVAESVSAEG, encoded by the coding sequence ATGGGTCGACTGTTCGGGACCGATGGTGTCCGCGGCGTCGCCAACCGAGAACTGACTGCCGAGCTGGGCCTGGCGTTGGGTGCGGCGGCGGCACGCCGGCTCGCGGCCACCAGGACCTCGGGCCGACGCCTCGCAGTCGTGGGCCGCGATCCGCGCGCCAGTGGCGAGATGCTCGAGGCGGCGGTCATCGCCGGTGTGACCAGTGAGGGTGTGGACGCGCTGCGGGTCGGGGTGTTGCCCACGCCGGCAGTGGCGTTTCTGACCGCGGCCTACGGCGCCGACTTCGGTGTGATGATCTCGGCGTCACACAACTCCATGCCGGACAACGGCATCAAGATCTTCGGTCCCGGCGGACACAAGCTCGACGACGACGCCGAGGATCGCATCGAAGAGCTCGTCGCTCAAGGCCCCGGGCTGCGCCCGGTGGGTGCTGACATCGGGCGTGTGCTCGATGCCCGCGATGCGCTGGAGCGCTACCTGCATCACATCCGCGGGGCGGCGCCGGTGCAATTGGACGGGCTGACGGTCGTCGTCGACTGCGCCAACGGCGCCGCGTTCCAGGCCGCTCCGCGCGCTTACCACGCTGCGGGAGCACGCGTGATCGCGATCAACGCCGAACCGGACGGCTTGAACATCAACGAAGGCTGCGGCTCAACGCATCTGGAACAGGTGCAGGCCGCGGTGCTGGCCCATGGTGCCGACCTGGGTTTGGCGCACGACGGCGACGCCGATCGCTGCCTGGCAGTGGATGCCGACGGCCGCGTCGTCGACGGCGACGCCATCATGGTGATCCTGGCCCTGGCCTTGCGCGAGGCCGGTGAGCTGGCCTCCGAAACGCTGGTGGCCACCGTGATGAGCAATCTCGGGTTGCACATCGCGATGCGCGAGGCCGGTATCACGGTGCGCACCACCGGCGTTGGTGATCGTTACGTCCTGGAGGAACTGCGCGCCGGGGAGTACTCGCTCGGCGGGGAACAGTCTGGCCATATCGTGATGCCCGCGTTGGGAACGACCGGCGACGGTGTCGCCACTGGCTTGCGATTGATGGCGCGGATGGCGCAAACCGGTTTGTCACTTGCCGAGCTGGCCGCGCCGATGCAAACGCTGCCGCAGGTGCTCATCAATGTCACGGTGGCGGACAAGGCGACGGTCGCCGAGGCGCCTGCAGTGCAGAGCGCGGTGCGCGAAGCCGAGGCCGAACTCGGTGACTCCGGACGAATCCTGTTGCGCCCGTCGGGAACTGAACAGATGGTGCGGGTCATGGTGGAAGCCGCCGACGAAGACACCGCCCGGCTGCTGGCGATCCGTGTCGCGGAGTCCGTCAGCGCCGAAGGCTGA
- the rpsI gene encoding 30S ribosomal protein S9 has translation MEAPEAPETPEAPEAAAESTPRAPVIIDRPIQTVGRRKEAVVRVRLVPGTGQFNLDGRSLEAYFPNKVHQQLIKAPLVTVDRVDSFDIYAHLDGGGPSGQAGALRLAIARALILVQPEDRPALKKAGFLTRDPRAIERKKYGLKKARKAPQYSKR, from the coding sequence CTGGAGGCGCCTGAGGCGCCCGAGACCCCTGAGGCTCCCGAGGCCGCTGCCGAGAGCACGCCCCGCGCACCGGTGATCATCGACCGTCCCATCCAGACCGTCGGTCGCCGCAAGGAGGCTGTGGTGCGGGTTCGGCTGGTTCCGGGCACCGGCCAGTTCAACCTCGACGGCCGCAGCCTGGAGGCGTACTTCCCGAACAAGGTTCATCAGCAGCTGATCAAGGCCCCGCTGGTGACCGTCGACCGGGTGGACAGCTTCGACATCTACGCCCACCTCGACGGTGGCGGCCCGTCCGGGCAGGCCGGCGCGCTGCGCCTGGCCATCGCGCGTGCACTGATCCTGGTGCAGCCCGAGGATCGTCCGGCCCTGAAGAAGGCCGGCTTCCTCACGCGTGACCCGCGCGCCATCGAGCGCAAGAAGTACGGCCTCAAGAAGGCCCGCAAGGCGCCGCAGTACAGCAAGCGCTGA
- the rplM gene encoding 50S ribosomal protein L13, with product MPTYTPKAGDTTRSWYVIDATDVVLGRLAVAAANLLRGKHKPTFTPNVDGGDFVIVINADKIAVSGDKLQSKMAYRHSGYPGGLRARTLGDEMEKHADRVVEKAIVGMLPHNKLSRQIQKKLKVYAGPDHPHAAQQPIPFEIKQVAQ from the coding sequence GTGCCTACGTACACGCCGAAGGCGGGTGACACCACACGTTCGTGGTACGTCATCGACGCCACCGACGTGGTGCTCGGCCGGCTCGCCGTCGCGGCAGCAAACCTGTTGCGCGGCAAGCACAAGCCGACATTCACGCCGAATGTGGACGGTGGCGATTTCGTCATCGTCATCAACGCCGACAAGATCGCCGTCAGCGGTGACAAGCTCCAGTCCAAGATGGCCTACCGTCACTCGGGTTACCCCGGTGGTCTGCGGGCGCGCACCCTCGGCGACGAGATGGAAAAGCACGCCGATCGCGTGGTCGAGAAGGCCATCGTCGGGATGCTGCCCCACAACAAGCTGAGCCGGCAGATCCAGAAGAAGCTCAAGGTCTACGCGGGCCCGGATCATCCGCACGCCGCCCAGCAGCCGATTCCGTTCGAGATCAAGCAGGTGGCCCAGTGA
- a CDS encoding PaaI family thioesterase has translation MSTPNGPQSVFCVGNTRVSEAGISLDQHVTRTLVDHRGLLEMPAYAVMAESVTSGAYWYTFAEPVATVQSWLALTAGARPTVGDRLHAASAMAHRDDAHGTATMTITNGAHEVVCSGVARAVRVGRSTEALRALDKDAIAEPVETLPAPPDIDTAVSAIDPDWDGRRILTAISRGEIARGPLCELLAMSVEIEDEPVLILDPQPWMANPLGAIQGGVIASIIGQACSLAGQAHTGAGDRYTLADLSVYYFRSPPVDGRSLTLATSTERVGRRMGTVSATMTDAAGTPYVRAVANIAYERGSAF, from the coding sequence ATGAGCACACCTAACGGACCGCAGTCGGTCTTCTGCGTCGGCAACACCAGAGTCAGCGAGGCCGGCATCTCGTTGGATCAACACGTGACGCGGACGCTGGTCGACCACCGCGGCCTGCTCGAGATGCCCGCCTACGCGGTGATGGCCGAATCCGTCACCAGCGGCGCCTACTGGTACACGTTCGCCGAGCCGGTCGCGACCGTGCAGTCGTGGCTGGCGCTGACCGCCGGCGCTCGCCCCACGGTGGGGGATCGGTTGCACGCCGCCTCGGCCATGGCTCACCGCGACGACGCTCACGGCACCGCCACCATGACCATCACCAACGGCGCGCACGAGGTCGTCTGCTCGGGAGTTGCGCGCGCGGTCCGGGTCGGCCGCAGCACCGAGGCATTGCGCGCCCTCGACAAGGATGCGATCGCCGAACCCGTCGAGACGCTGCCCGCCCCGCCCGACATCGACACCGCGGTGTCGGCCATCGACCCGGACTGGGACGGCCGGCGCATCTTGACCGCGATCAGCCGCGGCGAGATCGCCCGAGGCCCGCTGTGCGAGCTGCTGGCAATGTCAGTCGAGATCGAAGACGAACCGGTCCTGATCCTCGATCCGCAGCCGTGGATGGCCAACCCGCTCGGCGCCATCCAGGGCGGGGTGATCGCCTCGATCATCGGGCAGGCCTGCTCGCTGGCCGGCCAGGCGCATACCGGGGCTGGCGACCGCTACACCCTGGCTGACCTGTCCGTTTACTATTTCCGATCGCCGCCGGTCGACGGGCGCTCGCTCACACTGGCCACCAGCACCGAACGGGTCGGGCGCCGGATGGGGACGGTCTCGGCCACCATGACCGATGCCGCGGGCACCCCCTACGTCCGGGCCGTCGCGAACATCGCCTACGAGCGGGGATCAGCGTTTTGA
- a CDS encoding GNAT family protein encodes MAHMWPLFDLQVVTPRLVLRYVSDELGAELATLAAKGIHDPATMPFSEPWTDVPSPDLERNSLQYYWRNRAETSVQRWNLDLAVLADGSVVGMCSVHAEDFPDNRSLTTGSWLGLAHQGRGFGKELRQAALHLIFAGFDADVAVTRAWHDNAASLGVTRSLPYTETVRTVEDRRGRPDTMVGFAMTPGRWATVRRDDIGLVGIDAVREQLGTQR; translated from the coding sequence ATGGCGCACATGTGGCCGCTGTTCGATCTTCAGGTGGTGACACCACGGCTTGTGCTGCGCTATGTCAGCGACGAACTGGGCGCGGAGCTGGCAACGTTGGCGGCCAAGGGTATTCACGATCCGGCGACCATGCCGTTCTCCGAGCCGTGGACCGATGTGCCCTCGCCGGACCTGGAGCGCAACAGCCTGCAGTACTACTGGCGCAACCGCGCCGAAACTTCCGTCCAACGCTGGAACCTGGACCTGGCGGTGTTGGCCGACGGGTCGGTGGTCGGCATGTGTTCGGTTCACGCCGAGGACTTTCCGGACAACCGGAGCTTGACCACCGGCTCGTGGCTCGGCCTGGCGCATCAGGGCCGCGGCTTCGGCAAGGAGCTGCGTCAGGCCGCGCTGCACTTGATCTTCGCGGGCTTTGACGCCGACGTCGCGGTCACCCGGGCCTGGCATGACAACGCCGCCTCGCTGGGCGTGACGCGCTCACTGCCCTACACCGAGACGGTCAGGACGGTCGAGGACCGACGCGGCCGCCCCGACACCATGGTGGGCTTCGCCATGACGCCGGGGCGGTGGGCGACGGTCCGACGCGACGACATCGGTCTGGTCGGCATCGACGCCGTCCGCGAGCAGCTGGGGACTCAGCGGTAG
- the adhP gene encoding alcohol dehydrogenase AdhP: MTQTLGAPATSTDTNTMRAAVVTEFGAPLHVTDLDLPTPGPGEALVKLETSGVCHTDLHAAHGDWPVKPAPPFIPGHEGYGTVVALGEGVTDLKLGDKVGNAWLWSACGSCEYCRTGWETLCESQQNGGYSVNGSFGTYMLVNAAYAARIPDGIDPLEVAPILCAGVTVYKGLKVTDTRPGQWVAISGIGGLGHIAVQYARAMGLRVVAVDIDDAKLALAERLGAEVTVNARTSDVVEEVQKATGGVHGVLVTAVHPQAFGQAIGLTRRGGTIVFNGLPPGDFPAPIFDIVLKGLTIRGSIVGTRQDMAEALDFYARGLIHPTVEAAKLDDINEVFGRMERGQIDGRVVIDYR, from the coding sequence ATGACACAGACGCTTGGCGCACCCGCCACATCGACCGACACCAACACCATGCGCGCCGCAGTCGTCACCGAATTCGGTGCACCACTGCACGTCACCGACCTCGACCTGCCCACGCCCGGCCCCGGGGAAGCGCTCGTCAAACTGGAGACCTCCGGGGTCTGCCACACCGATTTGCATGCCGCCCATGGCGATTGGCCGGTCAAACCGGCACCGCCCTTCATCCCGGGTCACGAGGGCTACGGCACTGTCGTCGCGCTCGGCGAGGGTGTCACCGACCTGAAACTCGGTGACAAGGTCGGCAACGCGTGGCTGTGGTCGGCCTGCGGTAGTTGCGAATACTGCCGCACCGGCTGGGAAACGTTGTGCGAGAGCCAGCAGAACGGCGGCTACAGCGTCAATGGCAGCTTCGGTACCTACATGTTGGTGAATGCGGCCTACGCCGCCCGGATTCCGGATGGCATCGACCCGCTCGAGGTGGCACCGATCCTGTGCGCAGGCGTCACGGTGTACAAGGGCCTGAAGGTCACCGACACCCGGCCCGGCCAATGGGTTGCGATCTCCGGTATCGGCGGCCTGGGGCACATCGCGGTGCAGTACGCCCGCGCGATGGGTCTGCGCGTGGTCGCTGTGGACATCGACGATGCGAAACTCGCACTGGCCGAACGGCTCGGGGCTGAGGTCACCGTCAACGCCAGAACGTCCGACGTCGTCGAGGAGGTCCAGAAGGCCACCGGTGGTGTGCACGGCGTGCTCGTCACCGCGGTGCACCCGCAGGCGTTCGGCCAGGCGATCGGCTTGACCCGCCGCGGTGGAACCATCGTCTTCAACGGCCTGCCGCCGGGTGATTTCCCCGCGCCGATCTTCGACATCGTGTTGAAGGGCTTGACGATTCGCGGCTCGATCGTCGGCACTCGCCAGGACATGGCCGAGGCGCTCGACTTCTACGCCCGCGGGTTGATCCACCCCACGGTCGAAGCCGCCAAACTCGACGACATCAACGAGGTGTTCGGCCGGATGGAGCGCGGCCAGATCGACGGCCGCGTCGTCATCGACTACCGCTGA
- a CDS encoding aldehyde dehydrogenase family protein, whose product MTVYARPGTEGSLMSFAARYENFIGGEWVAPVGGLYFENRTPVTGEVFCEVARSTDADIELALDVAHAAAPAWGKTSAAERALVLNKIADRIEANLESIALAESWDNGKPIRETLNADIPLAVDHFRYYAGAIRAQEGSLSQIDEDTVAYHFHEPLGVVGQIIPWNFPILMAVWKLAPALAAGNAIVLKPAEQTPASVLYLISLIADLLPAGILNVVNGFGVEAGKPLASSNRIAKIAFTGETTTGRLIMQYASQNLIPVTLELGGKSPNIFFSDVLAANDDYQDKALEGFTMFALNQGEVCTCPSRSLIQADIYDEFLAMAAIRTKAVRQGDPLDTETMIGAQASNDQLEKILSYIEIGKSEGAQVVTGGERAQLGGDLNGGYYVQPTIFTGDNAMRIFQEEIFGPVVAVTSFTDYDDAIRIANDTLYGLGAGVWSRNGNTAYRAGRDIKAGRVWTNCYHQYPAHAAFGGYKQSGIGRENHLMMLDHYQQTKNLLVSYSNKAQGFF is encoded by the coding sequence ATGACCGTATACGCGAGGCCCGGTACGGAGGGCTCGCTGATGTCCTTTGCGGCCCGCTACGAGAACTTCATCGGTGGTGAGTGGGTCGCGCCGGTGGGGGGTCTGTACTTCGAAAACCGCACGCCGGTGACCGGTGAGGTGTTCTGCGAGGTGGCGCGTTCCACCGATGCCGACATCGAGCTGGCCCTGGACGTCGCCCACGCCGCGGCACCCGCCTGGGGGAAGACCTCCGCAGCCGAGCGGGCCCTGGTCCTCAACAAGATCGCCGATCGCATCGAGGCGAACCTGGAGTCCATCGCGTTGGCCGAGTCGTGGGACAACGGCAAGCCGATCCGGGAAACCCTGAATGCCGATATTCCGTTGGCGGTGGACCACTTCCGCTATTACGCCGGGGCGATCCGCGCGCAAGAAGGCTCGCTGTCCCAGATCGACGAGGACACCGTCGCCTACCACTTCCACGAGCCGCTGGGTGTGGTCGGACAGATCATCCCGTGGAACTTCCCGATCCTGATGGCGGTCTGGAAGCTCGCACCGGCATTGGCAGCCGGCAACGCGATCGTCCTCAAGCCGGCCGAGCAGACCCCGGCCTCGGTGCTCTACCTGATCTCGTTGATCGCCGACCTGCTGCCGGCCGGAATCCTGAACGTCGTCAACGGATTCGGTGTCGAGGCCGGCAAGCCGCTGGCGTCGTCGAACCGGATCGCCAAGATCGCGTTCACCGGGGAGACCACCACCGGGCGGCTGATCATGCAGTACGCCTCCCAGAACCTGATCCCGGTCACCCTCGAGCTCGGCGGCAAGAGCCCCAACATTTTCTTCTCCGACGTCCTCGCGGCCAACGACGACTACCAGGACAAGGCCCTGGAAGGCTTCACGATGTTCGCCCTCAATCAGGGCGAGGTGTGCACGTGTCCGTCGCGCAGCCTGATCCAGGCTGACATCTACGACGAGTTCCTGGCCATGGCGGCCATCCGCACCAAGGCGGTACGCCAAGGCGATCCACTCGATACCGAGACGATGATCGGCGCGCAGGCCTCCAACGATCAGCTGGAAAAGATCCTGTCCTACATCGAGATCGGCAAAAGTGAAGGCGCCCAGGTCGTCACGGGCGGTGAACGCGCACAGCTCGGCGGAGATCTCAACGGCGGCTACTACGTGCAGCCGACGATCTTCACCGGCGACAACGCGATGCGGATCTTCCAAGAAGAGATCTTCGGGCCCGTCGTCGCGGTCACATCCTTCACCGATTACGACGACGCCATCCGGATCGCCAACGACACCCTCTACGGCCTAGGCGCCGGAGTCTGGAGTCGCAACGGCAACACCGCCTACCGCGCAGGCCGTGACATCAAGGCCGGGCGGGTGTGGACCAACTGCTACCACCAGTACCCCGCCCACGCGGCGTTCGGCGGCTACAAACAGTCCGGCATCGGCCGGGAGAACCACCTGATGATGCTCGACCACTACCAGCAGACCAAGAACCTTCTCGTCTCCTACTCCAACAAAGCCCAGGGCTTCTTCTGA